A genomic region of Glycine max cultivar Williams 82 chromosome 15, Glycine_max_v4.0, whole genome shotgun sequence contains the following coding sequences:
- the LOC100782870 gene encoding putative E3 ubiquitin-protein ligase LIN-1 isoform X1: MLDHKYIWVLVSINRFIQDTLEDEKTRNGLKLRCTSNLRIQKQEFFEFSEQSVLSNLYWGIDSIEAAIQAQQPEERSFRLRNSEQMLQVPAMLDEEEVTATIPNRYLVCCSYFYLSVVRKLQGDEWQAALHFLQAVLVSPKLVWTEFASQLCESLFPQSGITMMQRNSSSRSLESVSSEDEMDEAIKEVARKYKEWLVYYQVMLYGETPWWRSYCSKQSPRSVDVPNTSCVSSTSVQHEPRLKSCNMYEKVHPLDSQNVTHTMEHESKQFMDIAEYEGHKKALKQLKSVQYQGKEDQTMSSIKCFKDMMIEAHSKTPVSVDACYKDFRDRKDLENVDDRKFYIQTTITKADDLPPEIYNWKLQQHSGLPQAHQHPMQEQLDKRNIIKLDSSRFNRSIEDFTLSISKYRDKTGNTLLNCHVEDELNEDASQPKKLFDHVTFTSACKHRPSQKNHEESSEIQRSYSLGKFDEVCSNSRRYSLRDLSELTERRISELHYSEVLGKCDEEYTVDIASIYESLISSSGATYASLKDVILDELLIAISTSKEERKIRASVSILTTIISRNKSIIEDVKKKGLRLCDLASALKQNVHEAVILIYLINPSPIDIKTLELLPILVEIVCTSNSYKNKQESLLLTPHAASLMIIEELVTSFDYATNNMHLATISSPHVLSGFLEVARNDNLEEFFSLTTILIKCMQYDAQCRKYVSQFTPLAPFIHLLQSENTRAKCTALEFFHEILCIPRSSAISLLQRIQQESSINIMQILMHCAHQLQPDHQLLAANILLQLDILNSPDKGVFREEAVQILLRAMTSEESSEQILAASILSNLAGTYAWTGEPYTAAWLLRKTGLTSPYHQNMIRNFNWLDQSLQDTSTDLWCGKIAKCIISLGDSVFHTLERVLRSKIKRVSRDCLIAISWLGCQISKIPDSISYSASEVILSGIEQFLHPGIELEERLLACMCMFNYASGKGKQKLMHFSEGVKESLRRLSNIIWMAEELHRVADFLLPNISRISCVHTQILEAGCGFSLAVCSLIYFKGLLFSGYSDGSIKVWDIRGHSASLVWDIKEHKKSVTCFSLYEPSDSLLSGSTDKTIRVWKMIQRKLECVEVIALKEPIHHLRAHGETIFSISESLGLKLVNESRVTKDILKGKHVKCMTVAQGKLYFGCTDSSIQEYSSTHNRELEIKPPTRSWRKQSKPINAVVAYRDWLYSANKHVEGTTFKEWKRTKRPKVSILTDKGDNVVDMEVVEDFLYLISSSSPNNIQIWLREAPKKLGRISAGSKITSILAANDIIFCGTETGLIKGWIPL; this comes from the exons ATGTTAGACCACAAATACATATGGGTGCTTGTTTCAATCAATAGGTTCATTCAAGACACCTTGGAAGATGAGAAAACCAGGAATGGTCTAAAATTGAGATGCACTTCCAACTTGAGGATTCAAAAGCAGGAATTCTTTGAATTCTCTGAGCAATCAGTGCTGTCCAATCTCTATTGGGGTATTGACAGCATTGAGGCTGCAATTCAAGCTCAACAGCCAGAAGAAAGATCCTTCAGGCTAAGGAACTCAGAACAAATGCTTCAGGTGCCAGCAATGCTTGATGAGGAAGAGGTCACAGCCACAATTCCAAACCGTTACTTGGTGTGCTGCTCCTACTTTTACCTCTCAGTGGTTAGGAAGCTCCAGGGAGATGAGTGGCAGGCAGCACTGCATTTTCTCCAAGCAGTTTTGGTCTCACCAAAGCTTGTTTGGACAGAATTTGCATCACAACTTTGTGAAAGTCTTTTCCCACAATCAGGCATCACCATGATGCAGAGAAACAGTAGCAGTAGAAGTCTGGAATCTGTGTCTTCTGAGGATGAGATGGATGAAGCAATTAAGGAGGTGGCAAGGAAGTACAAGGAGTGGCTTGTGTATTACCAGGTCATGCTTTATGGAGAGACTCCATGGTGGCGCAGTTATTGCAGCAAACAATCACCACGGTCTGT GGATGTACCAAATACTAGCTGTGTTTCTTCAACTTCAGTTCAACACGAACCAAGATTGAAAAGTTGCAATATG TATGAAAAGGTTCATCCACTTGATTCTCAAAATGTGACGCATACAATGGAACATGAGTCAAAACAATTCATGGATATTGCTGAATATGAAGGTCACAAGAAAGCCCTCAAACAACTGAAGTCAGTTCAGTATCAAGGCAAAGAGGACCAAACAATGTCAAGCATCAAATGCTTCAAAGATATGATGATAGAAGCACACTCTAAAACACCAGTATCAGTGGATGCATGCTATAAGGATTTTAGAGACAGAAAGGACCTG GAAAATGTGGATGACagaaaattttatatacaaACCACAATAACCAAAGCAGATGATCTACCACCAGAAATCTACAACTG GAAGCTACAACAACACTCTGGTTTGCCTCAAGCTCATCAACATCCAATGCAAGAACAGTTGGACAAAAGAAACATAATTAAGCTTGATTCTAGCAGATTCAACAGGTCCATAGAAGATTTTACCTTATCTATCTCAAAATACAGAGATAAAACAGGAAATACTCTCTTAAATTGTCATGTAGAGGATGAATTAAACGAGGATGCATCACagccaaaaaaattgtttgatcaTGTAACGTTTACATCAGCTTGCAAGCATAGGCCAAGCCAGAAAAATCATGAAGAAAGTTCCGAGATACAAAGATCATATAgcctaggaaagtttgatgAAGTTTGTTCAAACTCCAGAAGATATTCCCTGCGCGACTTGTCTGAACTGACTGAAAGGAGAATTTCAGAACTACATTATTCAGAGGTATTAGGAAAATGTGATGAAGAATATACTGTAGACATTGCATCAATTTATGAGAGCTTGATTAGTTCATCAGGCGCTACTTATGCTTCCTTAAAGGATGTGATTTTGGATGAGCTGCTAATAGCTATCTCTACatccaaagaagaaagaaaaataagggcATCAGTATCTATTCTGACAACAATAATTTCAAGGAACAAGTCAATTATAGAAGATGTCAAGAAGAAAGGTTTAAGGTTGTGTGATCTGGCAAGTGCTCTAAAACAAAATGTCCATGAGGCAGTAATTCTAATCTATTTAATAAATCCTTCACCTATCGATATAAAAACATTGGAACTTCTTCCAATATTAGTGGAGATTGTATGCACTTCAAATAGTTACAAGAATAAGCAAGAGTCACTTCTTTTGACACCTCATGCAGCATCATTGATGATCATCGAAGAACTAGTAACTTCATTTGACTATGCCacaaataacatgcatttgGCCACCATCAGTTCTCCACATGTTCTCAGCGGATTTCTTGAAGTTGCCAGGAATGATAATCTAGAAGAATTTTTCTCTTTAACCACCATTCTTATAAAATGCATGCAGTATGATGCACAATGCAGAAAGTATGTGTCACAATTCACTCCACTTGCTCCCTTTATCCACCTTCTGCAATCAGAAAACACCCGCGCCAAATGCACAGCTCTTGAATTTTTTCATGAAATCCTTTGCATACCACG ATCATCAGCTATTAGTCTGCTGCAGCGTATACAGCAAGAAAGCAGCATCAATATTATGCAGATACTAATGCATTGTGCACATCAGTTACAACCTGATCACCAGCTTTTAGCAGCAAATATTTTGCTTCAGTTAGACATACTg AACTCCCCTGACAAAGGCGTGTTCAGAGAAGAAGCAGTGCAGATCCTTCTCAGGGCAATGACATCTGAAGAAAGTTCAGAGCAGATATTAGCTGCATCCATTCTATCAAATCTTGCTGGTACATATGCTTGGACAGGAGAACCATACACAGCTGCATGGTTGCTGAGAAAGACAGGCTTGACCTCTCCCTATCACCAGAATATGATAAGAAACTTCAACTGGTTGGATCAGAGTTTACAG GATACGAGCACAGATTTGTGGTGTGGAAAAATTGCCAAATGTATCATAAGCCTTGGGGATTCTGTCTTCCATACTTTAGAGAGGGTGCTAAGAAGCAAGATAAAGAGGGTTTCTAGAGACTGCCTTATAGCCATTTCATGGCTTGGTTGTCAAATATCAAAAATCCCAGACAGCATAAGTTATTCTGCATCTGAGGTTATACTAAGTGGAATTGAGCAGTTTCTGCATCCTGGGATAGAGTTGGAGGAAAGGCTTCTAGCATGTATGTGCATGTTTAATTATGCCTCTGGGAAAG GAAAGCAAAAACTAATGCATTTCTCAGAAGGAGTAAAGGAATCACTAAGACGcctttcaaatataatttggaTGGCGGAGGAATTACACAGAGTAGCCGATTTCTTGCTGCCAAACATATCA CGTATTTCTTGCGTTCACACACAAATCCTCGAGGCAGGTTGTGGCTTCAGCTTAGCTGTTTGCTCCCTCATCTACTTCAAGGGATTGCTGTTCAGTGGATATTCAGATGGATCAATCAAG GTCTGGGATATTAGGGGGCACTCAGCCAGTCTTGTATGGGACATTAAAGAGCACAAGAAGTCTGTGACATGTTTTTCACTTTATGAGCCATCAGACAGTCTTTTAAGTGGATCCACTGATAAAACCATAAGG GTGTGGAAAATGATCCAGAGAAAGCTGGAATGTGTTGAAGTTATAGCATTGAAGGAACCAATTCATCATTTGCGTGCACACggtgaaacaattttttcaattaGTGAAAGCCTGGGATTAAAG CTAGTTAATGAATCAAGAGTGACCAAAGATATTTTGAAAGGTAAGCATGTGAAATGCATGACAGTGGCTCAAGGAAAGTTATATTTTGGATGCACAGATTCAAGCATACAG GAGTATTCCTCAACACACAACCGTGAACTAGAAATCAAACCCCCTACAAGGAGTTGGAGGAAGCAAAGTAAGCCCATCAATGCAGTTGTAGCATATAGAGACTGGCTCTATAGTGCAAATAAGCATGTTGAAGGCACAACATTCAAG GAATGGAAAAGAACTAAGAGACCAAAAGTTTCAATTCTTACGGACAAAGGAGATAATGTGGTGGACATGGAAGTGGTAGAAGACTTCTTGTACCTAATCTCCAGCTCTTCACCGAACAACATTCAG ATATGGTTGAGGGAGGCACCGAAAAAGTTGGGGAGAATATCAGCTGGAAGCAAGATAACAAGCATCCTCGCAGCCAATGACATAATTTTTTGTGGTACTGAGACGGGACTAATCAAG GGCTGGATCCCTCTATAG
- the LOC100782870 gene encoding putative E3 ubiquitin-protein ligase LIN-1 isoform X2, with the protein MLDHKYIWVLVSINRFIQDTLEDEKTRNGLKLRCTSNLRIQKQEFFEFSEQSVLSNLYWGIDSIEAAIQAQQPEERSFRLRNSEQMLQVPAMLDEEEVTATIPNRYLVCCSYFYLSVVRKLQGDEWQAALHFLQAVLVSPKLVWTEFASQLCESLFPQSGITMMQRNSSSRSLESVSSEDEMDEAIKEVARKYKEWLVYYQVMLYGETPWWRSYCSKQSPRDVPNTSCVSSTSVQHEPRLKSCNMYEKVHPLDSQNVTHTMEHESKQFMDIAEYEGHKKALKQLKSVQYQGKEDQTMSSIKCFKDMMIEAHSKTPVSVDACYKDFRDRKDLENVDDRKFYIQTTITKADDLPPEIYNWKLQQHSGLPQAHQHPMQEQLDKRNIIKLDSSRFNRSIEDFTLSISKYRDKTGNTLLNCHVEDELNEDASQPKKLFDHVTFTSACKHRPSQKNHEESSEIQRSYSLGKFDEVCSNSRRYSLRDLSELTERRISELHYSEVLGKCDEEYTVDIASIYESLISSSGATYASLKDVILDELLIAISTSKEERKIRASVSILTTIISRNKSIIEDVKKKGLRLCDLASALKQNVHEAVILIYLINPSPIDIKTLELLPILVEIVCTSNSYKNKQESLLLTPHAASLMIIEELVTSFDYATNNMHLATISSPHVLSGFLEVARNDNLEEFFSLTTILIKCMQYDAQCRKYVSQFTPLAPFIHLLQSENTRAKCTALEFFHEILCIPRSSAISLLQRIQQESSINIMQILMHCAHQLQPDHQLLAANILLQLDILNSPDKGVFREEAVQILLRAMTSEESSEQILAASILSNLAGTYAWTGEPYTAAWLLRKTGLTSPYHQNMIRNFNWLDQSLQDTSTDLWCGKIAKCIISLGDSVFHTLERVLRSKIKRVSRDCLIAISWLGCQISKIPDSISYSASEVILSGIEQFLHPGIELEERLLACMCMFNYASGKGKQKLMHFSEGVKESLRRLSNIIWMAEELHRVADFLLPNISRISCVHTQILEAGCGFSLAVCSLIYFKGLLFSGYSDGSIKVWDIRGHSASLVWDIKEHKKSVTCFSLYEPSDSLLSGSTDKTIRVWKMIQRKLECVEVIALKEPIHHLRAHGETIFSISESLGLKLVNESRVTKDILKGKHVKCMTVAQGKLYFGCTDSSIQEYSSTHNRELEIKPPTRSWRKQSKPINAVVAYRDWLYSANKHVEGTTFKEWKRTKRPKVSILTDKGDNVVDMEVVEDFLYLISSSSPNNIQIWLREAPKKLGRISAGSKITSILAANDIIFCGTETGLIKGWIPL; encoded by the exons ATGTTAGACCACAAATACATATGGGTGCTTGTTTCAATCAATAGGTTCATTCAAGACACCTTGGAAGATGAGAAAACCAGGAATGGTCTAAAATTGAGATGCACTTCCAACTTGAGGATTCAAAAGCAGGAATTCTTTGAATTCTCTGAGCAATCAGTGCTGTCCAATCTCTATTGGGGTATTGACAGCATTGAGGCTGCAATTCAAGCTCAACAGCCAGAAGAAAGATCCTTCAGGCTAAGGAACTCAGAACAAATGCTTCAGGTGCCAGCAATGCTTGATGAGGAAGAGGTCACAGCCACAATTCCAAACCGTTACTTGGTGTGCTGCTCCTACTTTTACCTCTCAGTGGTTAGGAAGCTCCAGGGAGATGAGTGGCAGGCAGCACTGCATTTTCTCCAAGCAGTTTTGGTCTCACCAAAGCTTGTTTGGACAGAATTTGCATCACAACTTTGTGAAAGTCTTTTCCCACAATCAGGCATCACCATGATGCAGAGAAACAGTAGCAGTAGAAGTCTGGAATCTGTGTCTTCTGAGGATGAGATGGATGAAGCAATTAAGGAGGTGGCAAGGAAGTACAAGGAGTGGCTTGTGTATTACCAGGTCATGCTTTATGGAGAGACTCCATGGTGGCGCAGTTATTGCAGCAAACAATCACCACG GGATGTACCAAATACTAGCTGTGTTTCTTCAACTTCAGTTCAACACGAACCAAGATTGAAAAGTTGCAATATG TATGAAAAGGTTCATCCACTTGATTCTCAAAATGTGACGCATACAATGGAACATGAGTCAAAACAATTCATGGATATTGCTGAATATGAAGGTCACAAGAAAGCCCTCAAACAACTGAAGTCAGTTCAGTATCAAGGCAAAGAGGACCAAACAATGTCAAGCATCAAATGCTTCAAAGATATGATGATAGAAGCACACTCTAAAACACCAGTATCAGTGGATGCATGCTATAAGGATTTTAGAGACAGAAAGGACCTG GAAAATGTGGATGACagaaaattttatatacaaACCACAATAACCAAAGCAGATGATCTACCACCAGAAATCTACAACTG GAAGCTACAACAACACTCTGGTTTGCCTCAAGCTCATCAACATCCAATGCAAGAACAGTTGGACAAAAGAAACATAATTAAGCTTGATTCTAGCAGATTCAACAGGTCCATAGAAGATTTTACCTTATCTATCTCAAAATACAGAGATAAAACAGGAAATACTCTCTTAAATTGTCATGTAGAGGATGAATTAAACGAGGATGCATCACagccaaaaaaattgtttgatcaTGTAACGTTTACATCAGCTTGCAAGCATAGGCCAAGCCAGAAAAATCATGAAGAAAGTTCCGAGATACAAAGATCATATAgcctaggaaagtttgatgAAGTTTGTTCAAACTCCAGAAGATATTCCCTGCGCGACTTGTCTGAACTGACTGAAAGGAGAATTTCAGAACTACATTATTCAGAGGTATTAGGAAAATGTGATGAAGAATATACTGTAGACATTGCATCAATTTATGAGAGCTTGATTAGTTCATCAGGCGCTACTTATGCTTCCTTAAAGGATGTGATTTTGGATGAGCTGCTAATAGCTATCTCTACatccaaagaagaaagaaaaataagggcATCAGTATCTATTCTGACAACAATAATTTCAAGGAACAAGTCAATTATAGAAGATGTCAAGAAGAAAGGTTTAAGGTTGTGTGATCTGGCAAGTGCTCTAAAACAAAATGTCCATGAGGCAGTAATTCTAATCTATTTAATAAATCCTTCACCTATCGATATAAAAACATTGGAACTTCTTCCAATATTAGTGGAGATTGTATGCACTTCAAATAGTTACAAGAATAAGCAAGAGTCACTTCTTTTGACACCTCATGCAGCATCATTGATGATCATCGAAGAACTAGTAACTTCATTTGACTATGCCacaaataacatgcatttgGCCACCATCAGTTCTCCACATGTTCTCAGCGGATTTCTTGAAGTTGCCAGGAATGATAATCTAGAAGAATTTTTCTCTTTAACCACCATTCTTATAAAATGCATGCAGTATGATGCACAATGCAGAAAGTATGTGTCACAATTCACTCCACTTGCTCCCTTTATCCACCTTCTGCAATCAGAAAACACCCGCGCCAAATGCACAGCTCTTGAATTTTTTCATGAAATCCTTTGCATACCACG ATCATCAGCTATTAGTCTGCTGCAGCGTATACAGCAAGAAAGCAGCATCAATATTATGCAGATACTAATGCATTGTGCACATCAGTTACAACCTGATCACCAGCTTTTAGCAGCAAATATTTTGCTTCAGTTAGACATACTg AACTCCCCTGACAAAGGCGTGTTCAGAGAAGAAGCAGTGCAGATCCTTCTCAGGGCAATGACATCTGAAGAAAGTTCAGAGCAGATATTAGCTGCATCCATTCTATCAAATCTTGCTGGTACATATGCTTGGACAGGAGAACCATACACAGCTGCATGGTTGCTGAGAAAGACAGGCTTGACCTCTCCCTATCACCAGAATATGATAAGAAACTTCAACTGGTTGGATCAGAGTTTACAG GATACGAGCACAGATTTGTGGTGTGGAAAAATTGCCAAATGTATCATAAGCCTTGGGGATTCTGTCTTCCATACTTTAGAGAGGGTGCTAAGAAGCAAGATAAAGAGGGTTTCTAGAGACTGCCTTATAGCCATTTCATGGCTTGGTTGTCAAATATCAAAAATCCCAGACAGCATAAGTTATTCTGCATCTGAGGTTATACTAAGTGGAATTGAGCAGTTTCTGCATCCTGGGATAGAGTTGGAGGAAAGGCTTCTAGCATGTATGTGCATGTTTAATTATGCCTCTGGGAAAG GAAAGCAAAAACTAATGCATTTCTCAGAAGGAGTAAAGGAATCACTAAGACGcctttcaaatataatttggaTGGCGGAGGAATTACACAGAGTAGCCGATTTCTTGCTGCCAAACATATCA CGTATTTCTTGCGTTCACACACAAATCCTCGAGGCAGGTTGTGGCTTCAGCTTAGCTGTTTGCTCCCTCATCTACTTCAAGGGATTGCTGTTCAGTGGATATTCAGATGGATCAATCAAG GTCTGGGATATTAGGGGGCACTCAGCCAGTCTTGTATGGGACATTAAAGAGCACAAGAAGTCTGTGACATGTTTTTCACTTTATGAGCCATCAGACAGTCTTTTAAGTGGATCCACTGATAAAACCATAAGG GTGTGGAAAATGATCCAGAGAAAGCTGGAATGTGTTGAAGTTATAGCATTGAAGGAACCAATTCATCATTTGCGTGCACACggtgaaacaattttttcaattaGTGAAAGCCTGGGATTAAAG CTAGTTAATGAATCAAGAGTGACCAAAGATATTTTGAAAGGTAAGCATGTGAAATGCATGACAGTGGCTCAAGGAAAGTTATATTTTGGATGCACAGATTCAAGCATACAG GAGTATTCCTCAACACACAACCGTGAACTAGAAATCAAACCCCCTACAAGGAGTTGGAGGAAGCAAAGTAAGCCCATCAATGCAGTTGTAGCATATAGAGACTGGCTCTATAGTGCAAATAAGCATGTTGAAGGCACAACATTCAAG GAATGGAAAAGAACTAAGAGACCAAAAGTTTCAATTCTTACGGACAAAGGAGATAATGTGGTGGACATGGAAGTGGTAGAAGACTTCTTGTACCTAATCTCCAGCTCTTCACCGAACAACATTCAG ATATGGTTGAGGGAGGCACCGAAAAAGTTGGGGAGAATATCAGCTGGAAGCAAGATAACAAGCATCCTCGCAGCCAATGACATAATTTTTTGTGGTACTGAGACGGGACTAATCAAG GGCTGGATCCCTCTATAG